A portion of the SAR324 cluster bacterium genome contains these proteins:
- a CDS encoding molybdopterin-binding protein, with protein MTESQLSPAVVTVGEELTWGELANGNQQWMLQWLKEQDQPAGIAMTLPDHQDTIAKWMRELHKEFHPLIVSGGIGGTHDDCTRQAIGQSLGIQIIRHPECYSILVKRYQDRLNEARARMADLPEGCELIENPEGAPGFHVQGIFAFPGFPSMLKAMLPMTLPIWKKVSSEWKIQEIILDVPEGDAAEAVENFSKQWPNARLGIYAHSLQEAPRRVTLRLRYPANAPAVQQAFEELVQQLRLTIPL; from the coding sequence ATGACTGAATCACAACTTAGTCCAGCTGTAGTTACTGTTGGAGAAGAACTTACCTGGGGAGAATTGGCCAATGGTAATCAGCAATGGATGCTGCAGTGGCTAAAGGAGCAGGATCAGCCGGCAGGTATCGCAATGACGTTACCAGATCACCAAGACACAATCGCAAAATGGATGAGGGAGTTGCACAAAGAATTTCATCCTTTGATCGTCTCCGGTGGAATTGGTGGAACACATGACGACTGCACTCGACAAGCTATTGGGCAATCCTTGGGCATTCAAATCATCCGCCATCCAGAATGCTATTCAATTTTGGTAAAAAGATATCAGGATCGATTAAATGAGGCACGTGCTCGGATGGCGGATCTGCCTGAGGGATGTGAATTAATCGAAAATCCTGAAGGAGCACCGGGGTTCCATGTGCAGGGAATTTTTGCGTTTCCAGGTTTTCCAAGCATGCTGAAGGCAATGTTACCGATGACCCTGCCAATATGGAAAAAAGTTTCTTCAGAATGGAAAATTCAAGAAATCATCTTGGATGTACCTGAAGGTGATGCTGCTGAAGCTGTAGAAAATTTCAGTAAGCAATGGCCAAATGCACGTTTGGGAATTTATGCCCATAGTCTTCAGGAAGCTCCCCGCAGAGTGACCCTCCGCCTTCGATATCCAGCCAATGCTCCGGCTGTTCAACAAGCTTTTGAAGAATTGGTTCAACAACTCCGCCTAACTATCCCTCTGTAA
- the gyrA gene encoding DNA gyrase subunit A has product MTERILNADIVHEMRDSYMEYAMSVIVGRALPDVRDGLKPVHRRVLFAMQDQGNHYNRAYRKSARVVGDVIGKYHPHGDAAVYDTIVRLTQPFSMRYQLIDGQGNFGSVDGDAPAAMRYTEIRMKQIAHEMMSDLDKGTVDFIPNYDDSQQEPTVLPTKIPNLLVNGSTGIAVGMASNIPPHNLREVLNAFLYYIEHRYTASLPDLLEHLPGPDFPTGGIIMGRRGIYDAYMSGKGIIRIRAKTHVETTKEGREAIIVTELPFMVNKANLLEKIAEMVREKRLEGITDLRDESDRKGMRMYIQVRRGDDPNVVLSNLFKHTALQSSFGITMLAIVEKQPKVLSLAQTLEFFLQHRTEVVTRRTQFELNQAKNRLHILEGLMTALENLDEVIEAIRKAENGPAAQAVLMADYTLSQRQSQAILEMRLQRLTGMEREKIREEHEQVTIKISDLEDVLQREERVIEIIQTEAIEIRDRYGDERRTEIVEDDSDIAIEDLITEEDMAVTISHEGYVKRTPVTEYRLQHRGGRGVQGATTKDGDFLEQMFVASTHDHLLFFTNLGRIYRARVYELPQAGRTSRGKHAANVLELQREDEKEGTQKETIRTCLVIPRHFKERTDLKHILMCTANGICKKIDMLDPTRVRRTGIRGISLDEGDSLISAALTDGNRELFFTSRNGMGLRVHESTIRSMGRDARGVIGMRLGPSDQVVSAFTHSGSGRMLTVAENGYGKQSEIDAFTLSKHRGNKGLRTMRINETTGPVVEMFEIEEGEQLLLITQTGRMIRIHTNQIPIIGRVTQGSRLIRLHEDERVIAISTVTEENEDAEESEVVTEENEVSEEGFDASE; this is encoded by the coding sequence ATGACAGAACGGATTCTGAACGCAGACATTGTCCATGAAATGAGAGACTCCTACATGGAGTACGCAATGAGCGTGATTGTGGGGCGTGCTCTTCCAGATGTACGCGATGGCCTAAAGCCCGTTCATCGACGCGTTCTGTTTGCAATGCAGGACCAGGGAAACCATTACAATCGAGCCTATCGAAAATCCGCTCGAGTCGTTGGGGATGTGATCGGTAAATATCACCCACACGGTGACGCAGCCGTGTATGACACAATCGTGCGGCTGACCCAGCCTTTTTCAATGCGATATCAACTGATTGATGGTCAGGGGAATTTTGGCTCAGTGGATGGGGATGCCCCAGCAGCAATGCGCTACACCGAAATTAGAATGAAGCAGATCGCTCACGAGATGATGAGTGATCTGGATAAAGGAACCGTCGATTTCATCCCCAACTACGATGATTCTCAACAAGAACCCACGGTACTACCCACCAAGATTCCGAACCTGCTAGTCAATGGTTCTACCGGCATTGCTGTTGGCATGGCCAGCAACATACCTCCGCACAATCTACGTGAAGTCCTCAATGCCTTCCTCTACTACATTGAACATCGTTACACTGCCTCGTTGCCAGATCTACTGGAACATCTGCCAGGCCCCGACTTTCCTACCGGGGGAATTATCATGGGCAGAAGAGGAATTTATGATGCCTATATGAGTGGAAAAGGGATCATTCGTATTCGGGCCAAGACTCATGTTGAGACAACCAAAGAAGGTCGTGAAGCTATCATTGTGACAGAATTACCTTTCATGGTGAACAAGGCAAATCTCCTTGAAAAAATTGCTGAGATGGTCCGGGAAAAGAGATTAGAGGGCATCACAGATCTGAGAGATGAATCGGATCGCAAAGGCATGCGGATGTACATTCAAGTTCGCAGGGGGGATGACCCAAATGTTGTCTTGAGCAATCTTTTCAAACACACCGCTTTACAGTCATCTTTTGGGATAACAATGCTCGCGATCGTAGAGAAGCAACCCAAGGTGCTATCGCTTGCTCAAACATTGGAATTTTTCCTTCAGCATCGAACAGAAGTTGTCACTCGTCGGACACAATTTGAACTCAATCAAGCCAAGAATCGTTTGCACATTCTTGAAGGCTTGATGACTGCTCTCGAAAATTTGGATGAAGTGATCGAAGCCATTCGTAAGGCTGAGAATGGTCCCGCTGCCCAAGCCGTCCTGATGGCTGATTACACTCTTTCACAACGCCAATCTCAAGCAATTTTGGAGATGCGCCTCCAGCGACTGACGGGGATGGAGCGAGAGAAAATTCGTGAAGAGCATGAGCAAGTAACCATCAAAATTTCAGACCTAGAAGATGTTCTCCAACGTGAAGAAAGAGTAATCGAAATCATCCAAACAGAAGCAATTGAAATCCGTGATCGTTACGGTGATGAACGACGAACAGAGATTGTTGAGGATGATTCAGACATTGCAATCGAAGATTTGATTACTGAAGAAGATATGGCCGTTACCATATCTCACGAAGGCTATGTGAAACGGACCCCTGTTACCGAATATCGACTTCAACATAGAGGAGGGCGAGGTGTTCAAGGGGCAACCACCAAAGATGGTGATTTCTTAGAACAGATGTTCGTGGCCTCCACACATGACCATTTATTGTTCTTCACCAATCTCGGACGAATCTACAGAGCAAGGGTCTACGAACTTCCCCAAGCTGGTCGGACAAGCCGAGGGAAACACGCCGCAAACGTTTTGGAATTGCAAAGAGAAGATGAAAAAGAAGGCACTCAAAAGGAGACGATCCGAACTTGCTTGGTTATACCTCGGCATTTCAAGGAAAGAACTGATCTGAAGCACATATTGATGTGCACGGCTAACGGGATCTGCAAGAAAATTGACATGCTTGATCCAACCAGAGTACGCCGCACAGGTATTCGAGGAATCAGCTTAGATGAAGGGGATTCTTTAATCTCAGCTGCGTTGACAGATGGGAACCGTGAGTTGTTCTTCACCAGTCGCAATGGCATGGGATTACGCGTCCATGAATCAACAATACGGTCAATGGGACGCGATGCCAGAGGGGTGATTGGAATGCGCCTTGGGCCAAGTGATCAAGTTGTGTCTGCTTTTACGCACTCTGGCTCGGGAAGGATGTTGACCGTTGCAGAAAATGGCTATGGAAAGCAATCTGAGATTGACGCATTTACACTGTCAAAACATCGTGGCAACAAAGGCTTGCGCACAATGCGTATCAACGAAACTACTGGTCCTGTTGTTGAAATGTTTGAAATTGAGGAAGGAGAGCAACTCCTACTGATCACCCAAACTGGCAGAATGATTCGGATACACACCAACCAGATCCCAATCATCGGGAGAGTTACGCAAGGTTCACGTTTGATAAGACTACATGAAGACGAGCGTGTAATTGCTATTTCCACAGTAACTGAAGAAAACGAGGATGCTGAGGAATCAGAAGTTGTTACTGAGGAGAATGAAGTGTCTGAAGAGGGATTTGACGCCTCAGAGTGA
- a CDS encoding LytR C-terminal domain-containing protein, whose protein sequence is MRKICSLLLSICALAVLAKPTLAQELPSGHMVDHLDVIPGDPSYLTIRGVFDESLFSAIQVESGDTPGKFQVSIPQAFLNNVTLPQREMAFAEEDGVKRVELQEKISRTGGGNVDFLVDMQIFTSTGDVSLELDREKSDGQQLAFALKPMRKRLGSQDRERARSQISDPGIDDMAASAGRGERQLKPMASQARDAVMLHPVAALLMYQQPLRLNVSVLNASTKDQNAQRLAILLDRQQRQKVEEQVGMKLEVTNISSVREGMVLPRTKIYFRPNFMKAALALSEVIPGEQLVEQMPSSHKGRMGTDVEVYVGENFE, encoded by the coding sequence ATGCGAAAAATCTGTTCACTTCTGCTCTCTATTTGTGCTTTGGCAGTCCTAGCCAAACCCACATTGGCGCAGGAATTACCCTCTGGACATATGGTGGATCACCTTGATGTCATTCCTGGTGATCCATCCTACCTAACCATCAGAGGGGTTTTCGACGAATCTCTCTTCTCGGCCATTCAAGTTGAATCTGGAGACACTCCCGGTAAATTCCAGGTTTCTATTCCCCAAGCCTTCCTGAATAATGTGACTCTACCCCAGCGAGAGATGGCCTTTGCTGAGGAAGACGGGGTAAAGCGTGTTGAACTCCAAGAGAAGATCAGCAGAACTGGTGGAGGGAATGTGGACTTTCTAGTCGACATGCAGATCTTTACGAGTACAGGAGATGTTTCGCTAGAGTTGGACAGAGAAAAATCAGATGGACAGCAGCTTGCCTTTGCCCTGAAACCAATGCGTAAGAGACTTGGATCACAAGATCGAGAACGAGCAAGATCACAAATCTCTGACCCAGGTATAGACGACATGGCAGCTTCAGCGGGCCGTGGTGAGAGGCAGCTCAAGCCCATGGCCTCGCAAGCTCGAGATGCTGTGATGCTTCACCCTGTGGCAGCTTTATTGATGTATCAACAACCGCTACGGCTCAATGTGTCTGTATTGAATGCTTCCACTAAAGATCAAAATGCTCAAAGACTTGCTATCCTACTGGATCGACAACAAAGACAAAAAGTAGAGGAACAAGTTGGAATGAAATTGGAAGTCACGAATATTTCTTCGGTTCGTGAGGGCATGGTACTACCAAGAACCAAAATCTACTTCAGACCCAATTTCATGAAGGCAGCGTTAGCTTTGTCCGAAGTGATTCCAGGGGAACAGCTTGTTGAACAAATGCCATCCAGTCATAAGGGTCGGATGGGAACTGATGTCGAAGTTTATGTAGGAGAGAACTTTGAGTAA